One genomic window of Micrococcus flavus includes the following:
- the hisI gene encoding phosphoribosyl-AMP cyclohydrolase produces the protein MSPFVPGVDLPPLTFDDRGLIPAIAQQHDTGEVLMMAWMDEQALRTTLESGWATYWSRSRRELWRKGETSGNLQRVVSVAADCDGDTLLLRVDQTGPACHTGTASCFTGRELPGPAGRAPEQETVR, from the coding sequence ATGAGCCCCTTCGTGCCCGGCGTCGACCTGCCGCCCCTCACCTTCGATGACCGTGGCCTGATCCCTGCGATCGCCCAGCAGCACGACACGGGGGAGGTGCTGATGATGGCGTGGATGGACGAGCAGGCGCTGCGTACGACCCTGGAGTCCGGCTGGGCCACCTACTGGTCCCGCTCCCGCCGCGAGCTGTGGCGCAAGGGGGAGACCTCGGGGAATCTGCAGCGGGTGGTCTCCGTGGCCGCCGACTGCGACGGCGACACGCTGCTGCTGCGCGTGGACCAGACCGGTCCCGCCTGCCACACGGGCACGGCCTCGTGCTTCACCGGCCGGGAGCTGCCGGGCCCGGCCGGACGCGCCCCGGAGCAGGAGACGGTCCGATGA
- a CDS encoding chorismate-binding protein codes for MTVAPGLTPTREEFLRLADRSRVIPVVRTVLADGLTPLALHRRLAGSRPGTFLMESAAPGAAWSRYSFVGAGSAATLTARGTEAVWQGEVPQGLPREGDALEVLAETLRLLGTDARASVGPDLPHLVSGLAGFLGWPVVRAWERLPHPPEDHLGLPMLAMNLISDLAVHDATDGTVTLIALAINGNGLATGAERAYDDAVARLDAMLARLRSGAEDPVDEVPRRWLEADADEVAAQAEDRWGAAGFRAAVGRAQEAIRDGEVFQAVVSRRLSVETAASGVDVYRVLRMVNPSPYMYLFSFETPDGEPYEIVGSSPEALVTVADRHVVTHPIAGSRRRTGSAEGDRLVGKELEEDEKERAEHLMLVDLSRNDLSRVCEAGSVEVTQFMELEAFSHILHLVSHVEGRLRDGVTALDVLRSAFPAGTLSGAPKPRALQLLDEWEPTERGPYGGVVGYFDLAGNMDMAINIRSVTLAGGRAHVQAGAGIVADSDPEAETAETVTKATAPLRAALTARELRSA; via the coding sequence ATGACGGTCGCCCCCGGCCTGACGCCCACGCGCGAGGAGTTCCTGCGCCTGGCGGACCGCTCCCGCGTGATCCCCGTGGTCCGGACCGTGCTGGCGGACGGGCTGACCCCGCTGGCGCTGCACCGCCGCCTGGCCGGATCCCGTCCGGGCACGTTCCTCATGGAGTCCGCCGCCCCGGGTGCCGCGTGGTCCCGGTACAGCTTCGTGGGCGCCGGCTCGGCCGCCACGCTCACGGCCCGCGGCACCGAGGCCGTCTGGCAGGGGGAGGTGCCCCAGGGGCTGCCCCGCGAGGGGGACGCGCTCGAGGTCCTCGCCGAGACGCTGCGCCTGCTGGGCACGGACGCCCGCGCGAGCGTGGGCCCGGACCTGCCGCACCTGGTCTCGGGCCTGGCGGGGTTCCTCGGCTGGCCGGTGGTCCGGGCGTGGGAGCGGCTGCCGCACCCGCCCGAGGACCACCTGGGACTGCCGATGCTGGCCATGAACCTCATCTCGGACCTCGCCGTCCACGACGCCACGGACGGCACGGTCACCCTGATCGCCCTCGCGATCAACGGCAACGGCCTGGCCACCGGCGCGGAGCGGGCCTACGACGACGCCGTCGCCCGCCTGGACGCGATGCTCGCCCGGCTGCGCTCGGGCGCCGAGGACCCGGTCGACGAGGTGCCCCGCCGCTGGCTGGAGGCCGACGCCGACGAGGTGGCCGCCCAGGCCGAGGACCGCTGGGGGGCGGCGGGCTTCCGGGCCGCCGTCGGGAGGGCACAGGAGGCCATCCGGGACGGCGAGGTGTTCCAGGCGGTCGTCTCCCGCCGGCTGTCCGTGGAGACGGCCGCCTCGGGCGTGGACGTCTACCGGGTCCTGCGCATGGTCAACCCGAGCCCGTACATGTACCTCTTCTCCTTCGAGACCCCCGACGGCGAGCCCTACGAGATCGTGGGATCCTCGCCGGAGGCGCTGGTCACGGTGGCGGACCGGCACGTGGTCACCCATCCGATCGCCGGGTCGCGCCGCCGCACGGGATCCGCGGAGGGGGACCGGCTCGTGGGCAAGGAACTGGAAGAGGACGAGAAGGAGCGCGCCGAGCACCTGATGCTCGTGGACCTCTCCCGCAACGACCTCTCCCGCGTGTGCGAGGCCGGGTCCGTGGAGGTCACGCAGTTCATGGAGCTCGAGGCGTTCAGCCACATCCTGCATCTCGTGTCGCACGTCGAGGGCCGGCTCCGGGACGGGGTCACCGCGCTGGACGTGCTGCGCTCCGCGTTCCCCGCGGGCACGCTCTCCGGCGCCCCCAAGCCGCGCGCCCTGCAGCTGCTGGACGAGTGGGAGCCCACCGAGCGCGGGCCGTACGGCGGCGTGGTCGGGTACTTCGACCTCGCCGGCAACATGGACATGGCCATCAACATCCGCTCGGTCACGCTGGCCGGCGGCCGGGCCCACGTGCAGGCCGGTGCGGGGATCGTGGCGGACTCGGACCCGGAGGCGGAGACCGCGGAGACGGTCACGAAAGCCACCGCCCCCCTGCGCGCGGCCCTCACCGCCCGTGAGCTGAGGAGCGCCTGA